Within Vigna unguiculata cultivar IT97K-499-35 chromosome 2, ASM411807v1, whole genome shotgun sequence, the genomic segment ACTAACAAACAAGGCCACCAATTCAGCGCAGACAGAGGTACCTTAGCACCACCTAATATCAGAAGACTACTTGGGGCAGTTGGCACGTGTATGATAAATCCAAGATTCATGTTCTTCACTCAAAAGGCTCAAAATTAATCGGAGAAAAGACTCTTGTTGTAACTTTCAAGTTGAGAAAGGTAAATCTAACAGGAAATCTAATATGGAGGCAATTCAATCTCCTACTCTCCCCTTCCTTCTCCATTAATCTTGATctcaaccaaaaaaaaaaaaaaaaaaacaaatccatCCACCCATCCATTCATAAAATACTCTTTATTTGTAAGAAACGATTGATCCATGTGAAACACCACTGAAGTTCGAATAACAAATACTTGTGACAGAATGATGAGTGACCCAAAAACCAAAGGCTAGGTTTCTGAAACGTGCCATTGGCATACAGAAACATAGAAAATGGAAAAATTTTATCAACCATTGCAGATATTGCAGATACGTGTAAAGAAAAGGTAGAAAACCTAGTGTCCCTGAGAATTGAAATTGCTcagtattataaaaaaaatggataccTACCTTGAATTGCAATTCTCTGAAGAAGCAGTCATTGTTACTGAATGCAGAGAAAGAAGAGGAGTAGAGAGAGAACAGAAAGAGTTACGTGAACAATTTCAATGGCAATAGCATGTTAATGGAGTCCAATGGAATCTgcataaaagcataaaaaaaatagtaaatatggGATATGCCATATGCTATACCTGACAGTGTACTTTTTAAAATAGCTGATAATACTTACTTAAtcacttttcataattttttatacacttaatcacttttcataattttttatacaatgaCTTCCAAACCATAAACTTATTACTTTTTACAATAATTATCTTAAATAAAAGTAtgttgataataatatttagtaaacaatataaaaatttacacACTTAatgtcaataaattaaaaatcataataaatgcattttaaaataatatttacacataaatGAGTTAAATAcgttattttttctctcaaattattgtaataaaatataaattttatcaaatttacataaaatattatttttaatgaaataaatttgaagataattttataataagaaatattttatgcctaatttttagaaaatgaaggaaggaagataattttttataataagtgctttgaagaaaaaaaatttgatgaaaaccCCAATTTCTGGGAAAGCGAAGAAAAAATTTGCTTCGTCTTGTTGTTGGAGTCAAAAGTGAGTGGCTAAGCTTTTATTTAGGCATGGAACTAATTTTGTGAGGTCAATGATAGCCTGTCAGTTTCATGCGTCACATGCCCctgttatgttttatattttattatgtaataaataaatatacttttaatgtgTTTTATGCTTAACTaagaaatataacttttaatgtaGCATGGTCTTTTATCCCGCTACCATAGGGTGTACATGAAATCTATGAGGGTAGGTGTAAAAAGAAATGAACAAATTTCTGCAAAATTCCATGTCCACTCTTATTAGTGGAGAAGTTCTCAAATGGCCCAAAACAAAACCACTGATGAAACTTGAATAATacaaattaatgttaataatatatatatatatatatatatatatttgttttctataaagatctataaatatatttcgtatattaacaaaaaaatttcaattaaccAAAGTTAATTTATTCATCTTGAATTTTAGAGAACTTACTTTAAATCATAGTATCCTCTcgatttctttttcatttaaatatttatcatataattaCTTTAACATTATTTCCcttttagtataatttatttaatatttaaaatggtattattaagttaaaatgTTATACTACTAAATTAAGATGCATATCTTAACAAAAGACAAAAATTGATCATAATAGTCATGGAGGTGGGTCAACAATATTATGGCACTAATCTTTGTGTGCCCACagtttataaataatactattattttttacttcacATTTTCTGTTTCTCTTCGTCACATCACAACCTATTTACTTTCATACCTTCTCTGTTATAAGTGAGCCTGCAACTGCTTCTTCTGCATTGATGCTTCCTGTATTAGGAATTTAAGTCTCccgttaaaaataaaaaatagaacattatataaagataaagaatcataaattcaatgtcttaaaattttgaattaacagtaatattaatattttatgtaaatgAATTCAGGTCTCGTTAATACTGTAACTGTCCAGTGAAACCCCTCTCTATTACATcttattcttttcttcaatgccttgttcctaacaccCAAGGTAATACACCTTGAAACATATTATCAAAACTTAATATTGTTCATCGCCAACCCAAGTGAGAACTGAAGAAGATACCTACATTAATTGTATCAAAGTGCAGAAGAACCTAACTTTTTCTCCTATATTACTTCACATAGCACATTCAGAATGAACAATTGAGTCTTTGGTTATATCCAACTGTTAGGTGCTCAAAGGTCAACCACCTCTCATAGTCAAACGTCTCTTCCTTTTTGGCTAACACCTTTGAATATAGCATCAGAGTTGCTTAAAAGCATTTTCctgtcaaattttaaaataagccatcaGAATCATCATCTTTTGTTAGTGTCCATACCAAGATTTCACCTTAAGAAAGCATTTCTATTtgtcaactaaaaataaataaacataaagcATGGCAGTTTTGAAAGGTCACAACACAAGGTGGTTTTTCAACATCATATACTCGAGTATATGTATCTTGTAGTCTAATTAAGTAGGTAGCTGAGAAACAATTGCGTTTCGCATTCAGATTTCAGAgtgtgaatttttttcttagCATTCTGTATAGTCAAAGTTGGTAAATTGACCAAATTCTGTATAAATAGTAGAATTGTGGTTTGTTCCATGCATCACCTGAGTGTTCTTAATTAATCTCCATTTGTGAACTTGTTTCTTTCACTTTCACGCATGGCGCTTTATCTTTTCTGTACTTTTCTTGTTACCAACTTGATTTTCATGCAAACTCTGGCTGATACTTCGTGCACCGATTGTTTCACTCATTCTCGAGCAGCATATTATCCAAATTCTGAAGAACAAGGAACAGATGGTATGAAGTGAAACTGATGTGACAATGCTGAAAAATCAAACTAAAAGTGTTACCTAAAATGTTCTTGTGAAATTCATTGCAGCCGGTGCATGCGGGTTTGGTTCCTTTGGTGCCACGATCAATGGCGGGGATGTATCTGCTGCATCTTCTCTTTACCGAAATGGTGTTGGTTGTGGCGCCTGTTACCAGGTGAGTTACCATTAAAAAATGTGTGTCTAGTTTATGATTTCTATGCCTTAAACTTGTACGCATGATCTTGAAAAGTGAAACTGATATGTTGTGTAAATAATGAACAGGTGAGGTGTACGAACAGTGGCTATTGCTCAAACAATGGTGTGACTGCAGTCATAACTGACCAAGGTTCAAGTGATAACACAGATTTCATTCTCAGCAAACATGCATTTAGCAGAATGGCTCAAACCACTGATGCAGCTGCTTCTCTACTAGCCATTGGCGTGGTTGATATTGAATATAGACGGTAACATGACTAAAActcttttttcaatatttttctacTTAACTGGGTATTCTATATATCTTTCTCTGTCTCTGCAGTGTTTCATGCAGCTACCCAGATAAAAATATAACGATCAAGATAGACGAGAGCAGCAACAACCCTTATTATTTGGCTTTTGTTATTTGGTATCAACAAGGAAGGAGAGACATAACTGCTGTGCAGCTCTGTGAGGTACTATCTATCTCCCAATGAACTCCATTTGTGATATGTGAAATGTGAAtactaatttttcttttcagataATTTTCGTTAGTAGGTAAAGTGTGAATACTAGAGATAATATTTCTCATCTGCGAAGGATATTCATACGTCTCTTAGAAATCTAAGTATGAGTCTAAGTTtcatattgagtaaaaatgagaaagttgaggtTTGTGATTAAGAATAGTGTCCGTTTCTTACCTGTGAGTTGGACGTATATTTGACTAGTGTTGTATCTCTCCGTAATCCTCTCTCTAAATACACTATGTAGGATCATAATTGTTTGTGATAGGTAAATAACGATCATATCTCATGCAGACTCAAAACTTTGAGTGTAAATTACTTGACCGAAGCCATGGAGCTGTGTGGACTAGTACCTCTCCACCAAGTGGACCTTTGTCTTTGAGAATGTTGTTTAGTGAtgaagaagagggagaagaaACTTGGGTTGTTCCAGCAAATAACATACCCGGAGATTGGAAAGCTGGAGAAACATACGATTCAGGGGTACAAGTGAACCAATAGAGAATCTGACAAAACTAATTCATATTATGTAATCAGAAAAATATCATATCATGTTTAGATGATTTATTGTCCCCTCCTTTATGAATTTTGACgttgttttttctcttaataAGTAGTGATGGCATACTTTGTGTATCATATACTATACAAATCACCCCTTTCCATTGTAttgaaacaattaaataaaggtTTTGATCTGAATACCTTAAGTCGTCAAGAGTTTCAAATATCGGAAGCTCAAGTAAATAACAAGAGCAATgctttaataaataatgattgtGGAGTGAATATATGTAATATGCTATAATTGATTAGATATTAGGTTATTTAATTCACGATGAAAAACAAAAGTGGATTTTCTAATGTTtgtaattcaaataaaaataataattatgaattgCTAACCAAACAACCAAACCTAGATTTCCGAACAAATATGTAAAATCATGATAGCAAAATGAAGGTTGCTATACGTAGTTTATGGAAGGAGAAACGACTATGAGAGAAGACCCAAATTATTCTAAGAAATAGACgttatttctaataataataaatttataaatcttcTTTTACATCTTCGTAAATAACGACAGCAACAAATAAGATTCTAAACAACTGTGTATCCCTGTCACCACAGGCAACAGACAGAAGAAAACACAAAGGTTTTGTGAGGAAAAAGGTTagtcttttctttaatttttttaattgattgattctttaaatttaaaaataaaaacatgtaagTTTAGTCTTTTCTTTAGTATTATGGCAGTGAAAAATTTTCAATCATAAGTTTAAACgttaaatattaattcaattgTTTTTGTAAGTAAAAGTCTGAttcatatatttgaaattacagcaattaaaaacacatttttccttaaatttattgttttgggTTTGGGTTATTGGTAATGACAGAGGCATTTTCTCTGTTACTCTACGATCTTAACTACTGGAGCAAGCTACAAATTAGTAAGTTACGCTCCAACAAGAGAATTAATGCCatgaaattaacaaaattaacaattcatttttatttccgTCCCTAAGCTtatgttaattttcaaaaaatatatatatcaatctGCCAATCTGTAAGTCCCACATCGAATAGTTACTTACGATTATCGTGCTTTATATAGGATATCTGGCCTTTGAAAACTGTGTTCGTTAAAAGGAGAGATGGTTGGCATCTCCCCTGACAGGGACGGGAACAGCCTTCGGGCTTTCCTATACACATCCGGTTAAGGCTACCCACCTTTCGGTGGATCTAtaacccaattttttttttcttcatagaTTCGTTCCACTCTCATTAGTGTACAAGTgaaagaagtttttttttttttttccttccacTGACATTGACATTTTCTTTATGGCTTTACCTCTCTTGGCATTACTAATGGTTCAAATAATTGATAACTTCATCCTCAGCTCCTGATGTTGAGATTCATGGCAACCATGTTTCTATTTCAGTGGAAGATAGTGTTCCAATTGCAGGTACTGCAGCAGTGATGTTTTGAAAGAAGGCTCCAACAGAGATTTTATATGTcaataaacaaaattcaaaaccaaagtGACTTCCGACAACATGCTGCAGCTGTTAGACAAGGTTAATTTTAGTTCTGTCTCTTCACAATGTTTCTGTTAATTGACACAGCTAACTCCAGATTCTAAACATGTCATGTTCTAAAGGTTTTAGGAGTGTTTTTATTCTCTCACTTTATCATATACTCAGACAAAACCAGAAGAGGAATTATGCTTCCTGGGAAGTGGAAAAtgagtatttttcttttgtccAAAATAAAGATGTTTTGGTCCCATATCACTATGATCAGAAGcacaaaataaaagttaataaatgaaGGGAAGCACCATAAAAGACATACTTGTCTTCCTTTTTGTGTGTacatctaaaatattaataaaattaagttcatatatattcatcaatttaatagttgagtttttattataattaaatatgaaaaacaatgaATAACAAACTAAACCCCTCAAAGATTTGTTTTTAATCAAGTCGAAGATACACAAGTGACTATGGACTATAAAATTCTGTTCCAACTAATATACTTGCGTATTAAATTGGAGcaatttaatatcaaataatcaaatttacaTTTTCAGACATTTCTTTGGTAGTTTAACCAAAGAGCTGGAATCCCTGTGACAACTCCGGTGGAGCCATTACCGGCCACCGGCACCCCAGTCACCGCCGCAAACGGCATAGAATTGGAACTACAAGAAGAACGTTCCGGCACTTTCACCCTCACCGAAATATTTATAACCCCGTTTCTCCTAACGTTACCGTCCCACAACCTATAGCTCAAGAAATGCAGCTGATTTTCTGGCACATACCCTCCGATGAAATCAGAAACCGGTATTCGTGCAACACCAACACTGTTAGACCCCGTCAACGACGACGACGACGACGTTTTGGACCTCACCTCGACGGTTATGAACCTTGCATGCAACGGCACGTTCACCACAACCTTCTCATTCCACGAAGGGTAGCTTCCACCCTCGGAATCCACTTTCGTGACGGCACCTCCATCGCTGCTTGCGTCGGAGTGAACCGTCACAAATGTGTTTCCTCTTACGGGTTTTTTATTCATTTGGAGATTCTCTGCGGATAAAACTGTTAGTTCCACTGTTCTTGACATCGTGATTTATGACGATTAAAAAAGAATGTATGTACAAGATTTGTGTGTGATGCGCTGAAATTTTGGGctgaagagaaggaagaagaagagttaAATATTATGAGGTTTGGGAAACgtgagagaaagaagagagaaagaaagaggtTGCTTCTTTTTAATGGTGAAGCACTTTCCTGTGGCTTTGAATATGAGCCGTTATTACAACATACGTGGTTTTGAAAGTTGACGGAGTAAGGAACGTGTGTGTTACGAGGAAGTTTCAGTCCTGTTGGAAAGAATTTTCAATccttttatacaattataatattacacGTTCAACACTGCTTTATTCCCtgtatttaacatatttatataaagaataaataaaagtgtattaaagaaaaattataacgACCAAGACTTTATTGAAATctattaattgatattttaatgtaAACAACTGGGTGTATGATTATGTAATTTCCgtattatgatttttattgatTATGGTACtctcaaataaaagaaaacatttttttatgtattatagTGAAGAAAATTTGTATAGTTCGTTGTACTCATATACTACTTgtttttagtgattttttttttagttggaATATTTTTGCGAAAAGTCGAAAACACCCTTGAGAATGAAATGTTTGATTTGTCTCTTTGTTGAGTAAATTCCAAGAGTTTTATGATTTGATTAAAACAAGGGTTTTCTGCAGACCAAGTCAACTACTGACTTTGTTGACAACAATAAATTGAGGAAGAAACAAGTGGAGAGACACCGGGAAGGTTAGTAGTTTTTGGAATTTGGAGAATGCTGCCGCACGTGTTCTTCTTaggaaaaaataatgtttttttattattataatttctcttttaaaccgtattttgttttttatatttttcaaatggaTGAGttgttctttaaatttaaaagtcaagacatgtaaatttagtattttctttaaacataaatgataaatgataagcttaaatataaaaagattaaattcaattactttaaaaataaatgttttattcatatattttaaattacatattttccCTTAATTTATTGTTCTGGGTTTGGGCATTTAGTAACGCAGCTGGAACAAGAGAATTAATGTCATTAAATTTGGGTTTTTTTCCGGTTCcgattttcaaaataataatttatcctACGTAAAAGTAATTTTTGGACTCTctattttggaattttttagAACATGCTTTCTAGAATATAATTTTCAGAAGAGGATATCTAGAATAGGAGATCTGAAGTTAAAACAATTAGTTTTGTACTACTCTTCTATTATAgatttttcttagttttgatttataaatttgaaaacgtTATTGTTTTAAATGTATCGGCAAATGATTTTTATCCTACTCTTTTGGAGcttaattgattgatttatgTTGTAGATTTTCACTTTTcaccttaaaaattttaatgttcTCTTTTTTATTACTGTGTTGTTTTCCTCGTCAAGAGATACCTCAAGTTCTCCTTCAAAgcataaattcattatatttttctttttattaaattcattctatttttctcattttattatttatttaaattggatCCACCAATCAGGAATTTAAAAAGTTGTGCAAGTGCATATTTGAGGAATTTGTCCATTTTGTGCTCCAAATATTAATgagataattttcttttactaaaactaaaaattataataaaaagaacataatattattaaacattcaagttggattaaaaaattataaaaataaattataattatacaaata encodes:
- the LOC114166415 gene encoding expansin-like B1 yields the protein MALYLFCTFLVTNLIFMQTLADTSCTDCFTHSRAAYYPNSEEQGTDAGACGFGSFGATINGGDVSAASSLYRNGVGCGACYQVRCTNSGYCSNNGVTAVITDQGSSDNTDFILSKHAFSRMAQTTDAAASLLAIGVVDIEYRRVSCSYPDKNITIKIDESSNNPYYLAFVIWYQQGRRDITAVQLCETQNFECKLLDRSHGAVWTSTSPPSGPLSLRMLFSDEEEGEETWVVPANNIPGDWKAGETYDSGVQVNQ
- the LOC114173189 gene encoding BON1-associated protein 2-like; translation: MSRTVELTVLSAENLQMNKKPVRGNTFVTVHSDASSDGGAVTKVDSEGGSYPSWNEKVVVNVPLHARFITVEVRSKTSSSSSLTGSNSVGVARIPVSDFIGGYVPENQLHFLSYRLWDGNVRRNGVINISVRVKVPERSSCSSNSMPFAAVTGVPVAGNGSTGVVTGIPALWLNYQRNV